The Plectropomus leopardus isolate mb chromosome 22, YSFRI_Pleo_2.0, whole genome shotgun sequence genome includes a window with the following:
- the slc38a2 gene encoding sodium-coupled neutral amino acid transporter 2 encodes MKQPTAKTEMSRFNISPEEDSSSSNSNDYTYQDCPKKVPLGGQYSDIDAESHTFLPEHNLGKKKYETEYHQGNASFGMSVFNLGNAIMGSGILGLSYAMANTGIALFVILLVAVAIFSLYSVHLLLKTANEGGALVYEQLGYKAFGMPGKLAASCSITMQNIGAMSSYLYIVKYELPIVIQAFMGTSNGEWYTNGDYLVLLVTFFIILPLSLLRNLGYLGYTSGLSLLCMVFFLIVVIIKKFQIPCPLPEDVNALNETISKVLNTTLSHLNTTAVDYSDDACTPKYFVFNSQTVYAVPILTFAFVCHPAILPMYEELKDRSRQKMQGVANVSFLAMFIMYLLAALFGYLTFNIHVEPELLHTYSKVYKADVILLIVRLAVLTAVTLTVPVVLFPIRTSVNQLLCASKDFSWIRHTIITVVLLGGTNALVIFVPTIRDIFGFIGASAAAMLIFILPSAFYIKLVKKESMKSVQKIGATAFLLCGFLVMIGSMSLIILDWIHNASASSDAHTDGH; translated from the exons ATGAAACAACCTACTGCCAAAACTGAGATGAGCCGTTTCAACATCTCTCCTGAGgaagacagcagcagctccaacAGCAACGACTACACCTACCAGGACTGTCCCAAGAAGGTCCCACTGGGCGG ACAATACTCTGATATAGATGCAGAGAGTCACACATTCCTCCCTGAACACAACCTGGGCAAGAAGAAGTATGAAACAGAATAT CACCAGGGCAATGCTTCCTTTGGCATGTCCGTCTTCAACCTGGGCAACGCCATCATGGGCAGTGGCATCCTGGGTCTGTCCTATGCTATGGCCAACACTGGCATCGCCCTGTTTGT gaTTCTTCTCGTGGCTGTCGCCATCTTCTCCTTGTATTCTGTCCACTTGCTACTGAAGACGGCTAATGAAGGAG GTGCACTAGTGTACGAGCAGCTGGGTTACAAAGCCTTCGGGATGCCAGGGAAACTCGCAGCTTCCTGCTCCATCACCATGCAGAACATTGGAG ccaTGTCAAGCTACCTCTACATCGTCAAATATGAGCTGCCCATCGTTATTCAGGCTTTTATGGGAACCAGCAACGG TGAATGGTACACTAACGGTGACTACCTGGTACTGCTGGTGACATTCTTCATTATCCTGCCCCTGTCACTGCTCAGGAACTTGG GTTACCTTGGTTACACCAGtggtctgtctctgctctgtatGGTGTTCTTTCTGATTGTG GTGATCATCAAGAAGTTCCAGATCCCATGCCCTCTCCCTGAGGACGTCAACGCTCTGAACGAAACAATTAGCAAAGTGCTGAACACCACCCTGTCCCACCTGAACACCACCGCCGTGGACTACAGCGACGATGCTTGCACGCcaaaatactttgttttcaaCTCTCAG accGTCTACGCCGTTCCCATCCTGACCTTCGCCTTCGTGTGCCACCCTGCCATCCTGCCCATGTACGAGGAGCTCAAAGA CCGTTCCCGCCAAAAGATGCAGGGCGTTGCTAATGTGTCCTTCTTGGCCATGTTCATCATGTACCTGCTGGCTGCCCTCTTCGGATATCTGACCTTCAACA TTCACGTTGAGCCTGAGCTGCTGCACACCTACTCTAAGGTCTACAAGGCTGATGTGATCCTGCTGATCGTCCGTCTGGCTGTGCTGACCGCTGTCACCCTCACCGTCCCCGTGGTGCTCTTCCCT ATTCGCACCTCCGTCAACCAGCTCCTGTGCGCCTCTAAGGACTTCAGCTGGATCCGCCACACCATCATCACCGTGGTCCTGCTGGGCGGCACCAACGCCCTGGTCATCTTTGTCCCCACCATCAGGGACATCTTTGGTTTCATCG gtgcttctgctgctgccatGCTCATCTTCATCCTGCCCTCAGCTTTCTACATCAAACTGGTCAAGAAGGAGTCCATGAAGTCCGTGCAAAAGATCGGG GCCACTGCCTTCCTCCTGTGCGGCTTCTTGGTCATGATCGGCAGCATGAGCCTCATCATCCTGGACTGGATCCACAATGCTTCAGCCAGCTCAGACGCACACACTGACGGACATTAG